CAGACCCGTCCCGCATCCTCCTCGCCCGTCCCGCGCCCTCCGGTCCCGCAGGGCTCACCGGCCCGGCAGTCCCCGGAACCGCCACCGGCCGACCGGGCCGGCGGCCAGGTGCTGCCCTGCCCACAGGTGGCACCGCCGAGTGCCAGCGGCAAAGCCCGACCGCGCGAGGCCGAGGCCGGCGCCGGGCCGTGGCTCGGCCAGGCCGCGGCCGGTGCCCGGGCCGAAGCCGACAGGCAAGCCCCCGTCGCCGGCCAGGCTCCGTTCGGAGGTCAGGTGCCGTTCAGCGGTCAGGCCCCGGTCGGCGGGCAGGCCGACGGTCGGAACGGCGGCGGTCAGAGCAGCGCCCGGCAGCGGCCTGGCCCGGCCGCCACGGGTGCGTCGCCCGCGGGCGCCCGACCCACGCGCGGTGGGCGGGCGAAGCCGAAGGACCTGCCCGCCCGGAGTGCGCAGGTCCGCAGGCAGGCGAGCGGCCCGCCACCCGCGCGGATCCCTGAGCCTGCCGAGCAGGCATGGGGCCCCGGCCCGGCCGCGTCGCCGACCGGACCCGCAACGGCGCCCCCCGGACCCGGACCGGTGGCATCCGGACCCGGACCGGTGCCGCCCGCATCGCCGACGGTTCCGCGACCCGCACCGACCACCACCTCGGCGACCGGCACCCCGCCAGCTGACACTCCGTCGGTCAGCGCTCCGCCCATTACCCCTCCGCCGGTTACCGCTCCGCGAGTTGCTGCCCAGCCGAGCGCGATGCCGTCGGACACGGTGCCCTCGGACACGGTGCCGTCCGACGCCGGCGCTCAGCCAGGTGCGCGCGCCGGGGTCGTGGTGCCTGCGCCGGCGTCCGCGCCCTCGTCGGGCGACGAAGGGCAGAGCGGTGCGGGCCAGGCGGGCGGTACGGCCGAGGAGGAGCCGGCGGCGGGTCAGGCGAAGGGCGGCGACCGTGGCAAGGGTGCCGATCAGTCGGCACTGCAGGCGCTCTGGCGGTCGTACAAGGAGACCGGCGACCACGGGCTCCGCGACCAGCTGATCCTGCACTACTCCCCGCTGGTGAAGTACGTCGCGGGCCGGGTCGGGGTCGGGCTGCCGGCCAACGTGGAGCAGGCGGACTTCGTGTCCTCCGGGGTGTTCGGGCTGATCGACGCGATCGAGAAGTTCGACATCGACCGGGCGATCAAGTTCGAGACCTACGCGATCAGCCGGATCCGTGGCGCGATCATCGACGAGCTGCGGGCGCTGGACTGGATCCCCCGGTCGGTGCGGCAGAAGGCCAAGGCCGTCGAGCGCGCCTACGCCACCCTGGAGGCCAAGCTCCGGCGGACGCCGTACGACCCCGAAGTGGCCTCGGAGATGGGCATCTCGCTGGACGACCTGCACACCATCTTCAGCCAGCTCTCGCTCGCCAACGTGGTGGCACTCGACGAGCTGCTGCACTCGGCGGGCGAGGGCGGCGACCGGTTGACCCTGATGGAGACCCTGCCGGACAGCGGCGCGGACAACCCGGTCGAGATCGCCGAGGACCGTGAACTCCGGCGACTGCTGGCCTCTGCGGTCAACACGCTGCCGGAACGCGAGAAGACCGTGGTGACGCTCTACTACTACGAGGGCCTGACGCTCGCCGAGATCGGCCAGGTCCTCGGGGTGACGGAGAGCCGGGTCAGCCAGATCCACACCAAGTCGGTGCTGCAACTGCGGGCGAAGATGTCCGACGTCCGCTGAGCAGCACACGCCGGCAGCCGACCTGGCCGCGAGCCTTCAGGCCGGCGGCCGGCCGACCGGGCCCGAAGGCTCGCGGCCCGGCTCGCAGTTCCGGCCGCTCGGGGGTCGGAACGCGCCGGACGCGGGGCCGGTGGGAGCGGCGCAGCTCCCACCGGCCGTCGGCGTCCGTAGAGTTGGGCTGTGCCGAAAATCCGGGCGGCCACGGTGGCCGAGCATCGACAGTTGCAGCAGGCAGCACTGCTGGACGCCGCGCGCGTCCTGCTGGCCGAGGGCGGTCGGGACGCGCTGAACTTCAGCGCGCTGGCCGCGCGTGCCGGACTGGCCAGGTCCTCGGTGTACGAATACTTCCGCTCCAAGTCCGAACTGGTGGAAGCGCTCTGCGCGGTGGACCTCCCGCTCTGGGCCGCCGAGATCGAAGCCGCCATGACGGCCCGCGACAGCCCGGCGGACCGGATCGAGGCGTACGTCCGCGGGCAGCTTGCGCTGGCCACCGACCCGGTGCACCGCGCCGTGGTGGCGGTCGCCGAGTTCGAACTCGACGACGCCGCGCGGGGGCGGATCAGGGCCGCCCACGCCGGGCTGACCGCCATGGTGGTGCACTCCCTGGAGGAGCTCGGCCACCGCCGGCCGGGCGTCGCGGCCGTACTGCTCCAGGGAGTGGTGGAGGCGGCGGTCCGTCAGCTCGGAAGGGTCCGCGGAGGCGAGGGCGCGAGCGGCGACGCGGCGGTCCGGGAGATCGCCGACTCGGCGGTTCGGTTCGCCCTGGACGGCCTGCGGACGCCCGGCCGGACGGGCCGCGGCGGAGCGGACGGCCCGGCCTGACCGGTCGGGAGCCGACGCGTCGTCAGGCCGGATCCAGCGGCAGCAGCCGGGCGCGGCCGCTGCCCAACAGGGCGAGCGGGTCGAGGTAGCGGTCGCCGCGGAGCAACCCCCAGTGCAGGCAGTCCACCGGGCAGTGGCCCCGGTCGCCGGTCAGCACGCCGATGGTGTCGCCCGCCGCCACACCCGTGCCGACCGGCACCGACCCGGCCACCGGCAGGTAGGTGGTCCGCAGCGGGGGAGTGCCGGAACCGGAGTGGGTCACCACGACGACCGGCCGCCCCGCCACCTGCCCGGCGAAGGTCACCACCCCTGGCGCGGCCGCCCGCACCGCCGTTCCGGGCGCGGCCGCCAGGTCCACGCCCCGGTGCCCGGCCGCCCAGCGCACCGGCGGCGGGTCGAACCGCCGCAGCAACCCCGAACGATCCCCCACCGGCCACACCCGCCCGGGCCCGGGCCCCACCACTGCACTACGCATCACCGCACCGGCGACCCCCGCACCGGACACCCCCGCACCGGCGACCCCCGCACCGGACACCCCCGAGCCACGCACTCCCGCACCGGCGACCCCCGCACCGGTGACCGCCGCACCACGCACCCCCGCGCCGGCCACCACCGCAGGCACCACCGCACCGGCCACCCCCACCGGCGCCGCGGCGGACCCGCCACCGAGCAGAACCGCCGCCAACACCGTCGCCAGCGCCACCCGCATCCCACCGAGCCCCACACCCCGAAACCGCATCCGCCCCCCAACCGCGCGCCGGCCGGCCCCGTCGGCCGCCCCGCGCACCACCCTGCGCCCCGCGGCACCCGTCCCGCGCCCCGATTCCGGGAGCTGTGGACAACCCCGGGCTGTGGACAACCGCCGTCCCCCGCAGGGGTGAACAGCGAACGGCGGGCCGCCCGCGGCGGCGCTGAACAGGGCGGGGTGAACGCACGGAGTCGCCCGCCGCTCGGGGCTTCCCGTACACTTCACACGCGACCCGGTCTGCCGGGTCGACTTCGCACGCCCCGCCACCGACGGCCCGTCCTCCTCCGGGAGCGGTCGTACGGTGCGAGTGCCGCTCGGTCCGCCGAGCCTGCCGAGGCCGCAAGCCTCGCGCAGGCCGAGCGGCTTGGCACGTCGGGGCGTCAGGCGTGACGGTCGCCCGACCGGCACGAACAAAACCGAGTACCCCGGCACCCTGCAGGCCGCGACCGCCCCACGGCGGTCCGCAACCGCCTCGCGGCGCGCCGGGCAACACACGAGGAGTACGGCACATGGCCGTCGTCACGATGCGGGAGCTGCTGGAGAGCGGCGTCCACTTCGGTCACCAGACCCGTCGTTGGAACCCGAAGATGAAGCGCTTCATCTTCACGGAGCGCAACGGCATCTACATCATCGACCTCCTGCAGTCGCTGAACTACATCGACCGCGCCTTCGAGTTCGTCAAGGAGACCGTTGCCCACGGCGGCAGCGTCCTCTTCGTCGGCACCAAGAAGCAGGCCCAGGAGGCCATCGCCGAGCAGGCGACCCGCGTGGGCATGCCGTACGTCAACCAGCGCTGGCTGGGTGGCATGCTGACCAACTTCTCGACCGTCTACAAGCGTCTGCAGCGCCTCAAGGAGCTCGGCGAGATCGACTTCACGGATGTGGCCGGCTCCGGCCTCACCAAGAAGGAGCTCCTGGTCCTCCAGCGCGAGTACGACAAGCTGGAGAAGACCCTCGGCGGTATCCGCGACATGCAGCGCGTGCCCAGCGCCGTCTGGATCGTGGACACCAAGAAGGAGCACATCGCGGTCGGCGAGGCCCGGAAGCTCAACATCCCGGTCGTCGCCATCCTCGACACCAACTGCGACCCCGACGAGGTCGACTACAAGATCCCGGGCAACGACGACGCGATCCGCTCCGTCACCCTGCTGACCCGCGTGATCGCCGACGCCGTCGCCGAGGGCCTGAAGTCCCGCGCCGGTGTCGCCAAGGGCGACGCCAAGGCCGAGCCGGGCGCCGACCAGCCGCTGGCCGCCTGGGAGAAGGAGATCCTCGAGGGCGAGAAGGCCGCCGAGGCCCCCGCCGCCGAGGCTGCTGCCGAGGCCCCCGCCGAGGCCGCTGCTGAGGCTCCGGCCGAGGCTGCTGCTGAGGCTCCGGCCGCCGAGGCCGAGCAGGCCTGACGTACCACCAGGGTGAGGGGCACCGGCCGGGCTGAGCCGGTGGGTGCCCCTCTCTCCCGTGCCGGGGGCCCGCACCACGGGCCCCGGCACTTTCCCACGCAGACACGCGAGACGTGAGAAGAGATCACACCATGGCGAACTTCACCGCCGCGGACGTCAAGAAGCTCCGTGAGCTCACCGGCGCCGGCATGATGGACTGCAAGAAGGCCCTGGACGAGGCCGAGGGCGACGTCCAGAAGGCCGTCGAGCTCCTGCGCATCAAGGGCCAGAAGGGCGTTGCCAAGCGCGAGGGCCGTGACGCCTCCAACGGCGCCGTCGCCGCGCTGATCGCCGAGGACAAGAAGTCCGGCGTGCTGGTCGAGCTGAACTGCGAGACCGACTTCGTCGCCAAGGGTGGCAAGTTCGTCGAGGTCGCCGACGCGATCGCCGCGCACGTCGCCGCCACCTCCCCGGCCGACCTGGACGCCGCCCTGGCCTCCGAGATCAACCCGGGCCAGACCGTCCAGCAGTTCGTGGACGAGGCCAACGCGACCCTGGGCGAGAAGATCGTCTTCCGTCGCTTCGCGCAGTTCGACAACGACGGCTTCGTCGGCGTCTACATGCACAAGTCGGACCCGGACCTGCCGCCGACCATCGGCGTCCTCGTCGAGCTCGACAAGGAGAACGCCGAGACCGCCAAGGACGTCGCGCAGCACATCGCCGCCTTCGCGCCGAAGTACCTCTCCCGCGAGGACATCCCGGCCGAGGACCTCGAGAACGAGCGCCGCGTCGCCGAGGCCACCGCTCGCGAGGAGGGCAAGCCCGAGGCCGCCCTGCCGAAGATCGTCGAGGGTCGCGTCACCGGCTTCGTCAAGGAGAACGCCGTCCTGGAGCAGGCGTTCGCCAAGGACAACAAGAAGTCCGTCGCCAAGGTCCTCGACGAGGCCGGCGTCACCCTCAAGCGCTTCGTCCGCTTCCGCGTCGGCGCCTGAGACCCGTTCCCCGCAGTCCTTCCGACCCGGTCCGGCCCCGTGCCGGACATAAGGTAGGAGGGGGCCCGTCCGCGAGGACGGCGGAACGCGCCGACCGAGCCCTCCAGCACCCCACGGGGGCGGCGTCGGCACCATGAACGACGAGGAGGCCATTGCCGTGCAGGAGACCGTACCGGTTCCCGCGGCGATGGCCTCCTCTCGTGTACACGGCTCCGGGTGCCCGCACCCGGGGCCGTGACCAGCACTTGCAGATCTGCTGACCAGCAGGCGGAGAAGGAGAAGTCCATGCAGGAGACGCAGGAGACCGCGCCGGGCGGTGCACGCCGCCGGGTACTGCTCAAGCTGTCCGGCGAAGCGTTCGCCGGTGGCGGCGGCCTCGGCGTCGACCCGGACGTGGTGCACGCCATCGCCCGCGAGATCGCCACGGTGGTCCGGGCCGGCACCGAGGTCGCCATCGTGATCGGCGGCGGCAACTTCTTCCGCGGCGCCGAGCTCCAGCAGCGCGGCATGGACCGGGCCCGCTCCGACTACATGGGCATGCTGGGCACCGTGATGAACTGCCTGGCGCTCCAGGACTTCCTGATCAAGGAGGGCATGGAGACCCGGGTGCAGACCGCCATCACCATGGGCCAGGTCGCCGAGCCGTACCTGCCGCTGCGCGCCATCCGGCACCTGGAGAAGGGCCGCGTGGTGATCTTCGGCGCCGGAATGGGCATGCCGTACTTCTCCACCGACACCACCGCCGTGCAGCGCGCCCTGGAGATCCACGCCGACGTCCTGCTGATGGGCAAGAACGGCGTCGACGGGGTCTACGACTCCGACCCGCGGACCAACCCCGCCGCGGTCCGGTTCGACGCGCTGGACTACACCGAGGTGATCTCCCGCGACCTGAAGGTCGCCGACCTGACCGCGATCACCCTGTGCAAGGACAACGGCCTGCCGATCCTGGTCTTCGAGCTGCTCGCCGAGGGCAATATCGCCCGTGCGGTCAAGGGTGAGAAGATCGGCACACTCATCAGCGAGGATTCCGCCCGGGCCTAGGCCGTCGGGGGCTCTGAGCAGCAACAGCCGTCCGGGGCACCGGTACGGGACAACAGCAGATGAACCGGACAGGGAGCACACAGTGATTGATGAGACCCTCCTCGAGGCCGAGGAGAAGATGGAGAAGGCCGTCGCCGTCGCCAAGGACGACCTGGCCGCCATCCGCACCGGGCGTGCGCACCCGGCGATGTTCGCCAAGATCGTCGCGGAGTACTACGGCGCCCTGACGCCGATCAACCAGCTCGCCTCGTTCTCCGTGCCGGAGCCGCGGATGGCCATGGTGACCCCGTTCGACAAGACCGCGCTGAAGGCCATCGAGACCGCGATCCGCGACTCCGACCTGGGCGTCAACCCGTCGAACGACGGCTCGGTCATCCGGGTGGTGCTCCCGCAGCTCACCGAGGAGCGCCGCCGCGAGTACATCAAGCAGGCCCGCGGCAAGGGCGAGGACGCCAAGGTCTCGGTCCGCTCGATCCGCCGCAAGGCGAAGGACGCGATCGACAAGCTGGTCAAGGACAAGGAGATCGGCGAGGACGACGGCCGTCGCGGCGAGAAGGAGCTCGACGACCTGACCGCCAAGTTCGTGACGCAGATCGACGAGCTGCTCAAGCACAAGGAAGCCGAGCTGCTGGAGGTCTGATCCGGACCTCGCGCGTACGCCCCGGACCGGCGGTTCCACCACCGCCCGGCCCGGGGCGCGGCTCACCCCGGCCCGGGCACCGTCCGGCCGGAACCCGACGGCCCGACCCGGCCGGAACCCGACGGCCCTACCCGGCCGACACCAAACGGGTCACACGCGGCGGCCTCCGGCATAGCGAGGGGGCGGCGCGGCACAGACTCAGTTCATGCCCCCCGTGCAGGAGACCCCCGTGGCCGACACCGACCAGCAGCCCCGCAAGCCGCGCGGCGGCCGCAACCTGCCCGCCGCGATAGGCGTGGGCGTCGGACTCGGGGCGGTGATCGCGGCCTCGCTGTTCGTGGTCAAGGCCGTGTTCCTGGTGGTCGTCGCGGCCGCCGTCGCGGTCGGCATCTGGGAGCTCACCAGCCGGCTCGCCGAGCGCAAGGGCGTCCACGTCCCGCAGGTCCCGCTGCTGATCGGCGGTGTGGGCATGGTCGTCACCGGCTACTTCGAGGGCGGCCAGTGGGCCGCCGCGATCCTCGCGCTGACCGGCCTGGCGATGATGGTCGCCCGGATGGCCACCCCGCCGGAGAACTACCTGCGCGACATAACGGCCGGCGTCTTCACCGCCTTCTACGTGCCGTTCCTCGCCACCTTCGTCGCGCTGATCCTGGCCGCCGACGACGGGGCCTGGCGGATCCTGCTGTTCCTCGTGGTCACCATCTGCTCGGACACCGGCGCGTACGCCGTCGGCTACAAGTTCGGCCGCAACAAGCTGGCGCCGACCATCAGCCCGGGCAAGACCCGCGAGGGCCTGGCCGGCGGCATCGGCCTGTCGATGATCGCCGGCGCCCTGATGATGCAGTTCCTGATCGACGGCGGCACCTGGTGGCAGGGCCTGATCCTGGGCGGCTGCGCGGCGGTCACCGCCACCCTCGGCGACCTCGCCGAATCCATGATCAAGCGCGACCTCGGCATCAAGGACATGGGCACCCTGCTCCCCGGCCACGGCGGCATCATGGACCGCCTGGACTCGCTGCTCCCCACCGCCCCGGTGGTCTGGTTGCTCCTCGCCGCCTTCGTCGGCAGCTGAGCGGCAACGCCGAGCCCGAGCCGACGGCCCCCGCGACGCCACCGCGTCCGGGGGCCGTTCGGCATCTGCGACACTGGATGAACCATGCCTAAGCCCGGAGAACTGACCTTTGTCGCGCCGCGCGGCGCAAAGCCCCCGCGACACCTCGCCGACCTCAGCCCTGCCGAGCGCAAGGAGGCCGTCGCCGAGCTGGGCGAACAGCCGTTCCGCGCCAAGCAGTTGGCCAACCACTACTTCGGGCGGCTGTCGAACGACCCGGAGAGCTGGACGGACATCCCGGCGGCCAGCCGGGGGAAGCTCACCGAGGCGCTGCTCCCCGAGCTGATGTCGGTGGTGCGGCACGTGTCGTGCGACGACGACGAGACCCGCAAGACGCTGTGGAAGCTCTTCGACGGGACGCTGGTCGAGTCGGTGCTGATGCGGTACCCGGACCGGGTGACCATGTGCATCTCCTCGCAGGCCGGCTGCGGCATGAACTGCCCGTTCTGCGCCACCGGCCAGGCGGGCCTGACCCGGAACCTGTCGACGGCGGAGATCGTCGAGCAGATCGCCGCGGGCATGCGCGACCTGAAGTCCGGTGCGGTGGCGGGCGGTGAGGCGCGGCTGTCCAACGTGGTGTTCATGGGCATGGGCGAGCCGCTCGCCAACTACAACCGGGTGCTGTCGGCGATCCGCCGGCTCACCGACCCGTCGCCGGACGGCTTCGGCCTGTCGCAGCGCGGGATCACCGTCTCCACGGTCGGCCTGGTCCCGGCGATGCACCGCTTCGCCGACGAGGGCCTGAGCTGCCGGCTGGCGCTGTCGCTGCACGCCCCGGACGACGAGCTGCGGGACGAGCTGGTGCCGGTCAACACCCGGTGGAAGGTCGACGAGGTGCTGGACGCCGCGTGGAACTACGCGGAGAAGTCCGGGCGGCGGGTGTCGATCGAGTACGCGCTGATCAAGGACATCAACGACCAGGCGTGGCGCGCCGACCTGCTCGGCCGGCTGATCAAGAACCGCCGGGTGCACGTGAACCTGATCCCGCTGAACCCGACGCCGGGTTCGAAGTGGACGGCCTCCCGCCCGGAGGACGAGCGCGAGTTCGTCCGCCGGCTGCAGGCCCACGGGGTGCCCACCACCGTCCGCGACACCCGCGGGCAGGAGATCGACGGCGCCTGCGGCCAGCTGGCCGCCGCGGGCTGAGCGGTACGCCGACCGCGGCGCGGCGCGAAACGGCGAGGAGGCCCCGGGGACGTCCCCGGGGCCTCCTGGCTGCGTGGGCGTGGAACCGCTCAGAGCAGCGGGCAGAGCAGCACCGTCAGCCCGCCGGTGACCAGCAGGACGGTGCCGGCGGCGAGCGTGCGCAGGGCGACGACGCCGGTGAGCAGGCCGGGCGGGGTGCCGAGCCGGGTGAGGGTCGCCAGGGCCGGGCGGCGGTCGGCGCGCAGTTCGAGCAGCCGGGCGGTGAGGGCGGCGATCGCGCAGGCCAGTACCAGGACGGTCTCGACCAGGGTGAGCGCGGGGATCTCCGCGCCGGTGCGGGCCCAGTTCCGCCAGGCGACCAGGATCAGGACGACGATCGCGGTGAGCACGGCCAGCGGCGCGCCGAGCCGACGGGCCTGCGCGGTGAGGCCGCGGCCGGCCAGCAGGCGCAGCGGTGCGGGCTGCCGCAGGGCGAGCAGCCGGCCGGCGAGGGCGAGCAGCGGGCCGGTCCACAGGGCCAGCGCGAGGGTGGCGAGGGTCCAGCCGGCCAGCAGGGCGGGGCTGGTGGCGGGGAGGCCGCCGGGCAGGTCGAGGGTGCGTTCGGCGTCGGTGGCGTTCGGGCGCAGTCCGTACAGCTCCAGCCCGAGGCCGGCCAGCAGCAGCGGCGCGGGCAGGGCGAGCCGGCGGGCGGTCCAGACCGGGCGGACCGGTTCGGCGGGCCGGCCGGGGAGGCCCTCGGGGAACCGGAGCGCGGCGGCCGCGGAGACGCCGGCGACCGCGGGGAGGACGGCGAGCAGGGTGACGG
The DNA window shown above is from Streptomyces sp. TLI_171 and carries:
- the rpsB gene encoding 30S ribosomal protein S2, which gives rise to MAVVTMRELLESGVHFGHQTRRWNPKMKRFIFTERNGIYIIDLLQSLNYIDRAFEFVKETVAHGGSVLFVGTKKQAQEAIAEQATRVGMPYVNQRWLGGMLTNFSTVYKRLQRLKELGEIDFTDVAGSGLTKKELLVLQREYDKLEKTLGGIRDMQRVPSAVWIVDTKKEHIAVGEARKLNIPVVAILDTNCDPDEVDYKIPGNDDAIRSVTLLTRVIADAVAEGLKSRAGVAKGDAKAEPGADQPLAAWEKEILEGEKAAEAPAAEAAAEAPAEAAAEAPAEAAAEAPAAEAEQA
- a CDS encoding M23 family metallopeptidase, with amino-acid sequence MGDRSGLLRRFDPPPVRWAAGHRGVDLAAAPGTAVRAAAPGVVTFAGQVAGRPVVVVTHSGSGTPPLRTTYLPVAGSVPVGTGVAAGDTIGVLTGDRGHCPVDCLHWGLLRGDRYLDPLALLGSGRARLLPLDPA
- a CDS encoding phosphatidate cytidylyltransferase, with product MPPVQETPVADTDQQPRKPRGGRNLPAAIGVGVGLGAVIAASLFVVKAVFLVVVAAAVAVGIWELTSRLAERKGVHVPQVPLLIGGVGMVVTGYFEGGQWAAAILALTGLAMMVARMATPPENYLRDITAGVFTAFYVPFLATFVALILAADDGAWRILLFLVVTICSDTGAYAVGYKFGRNKLAPTISPGKTREGLAGGIGLSMIAGALMMQFLIDGGTWWQGLILGGCAAVTATLGDLAESMIKRDLGIKDMGTLLPGHGGIMDRLDSLLPTAPVVWLLLAAFVGS
- the pyrH gene encoding UMP kinase codes for the protein MQETQETAPGGARRRVLLKLSGEAFAGGGGLGVDPDVVHAIAREIATVVRAGTEVAIVIGGGNFFRGAELQQRGMDRARSDYMGMLGTVMNCLALQDFLIKEGMETRVQTAITMGQVAEPYLPLRAIRHLEKGRVVIFGAGMGMPYFSTDTTAVQRALEIHADVLLMGKNGVDGVYDSDPRTNPAAVRFDALDYTEVISRDLKVADLTAITLCKDNGLPILVFELLAEGNIARAVKGEKIGTLISEDSARA
- a CDS encoding TetR/AcrR family transcriptional regulator yields the protein MAEHRQLQQAALLDAARVLLAEGGRDALNFSALAARAGLARSSVYEYFRSKSELVEALCAVDLPLWAAEIEAAMTARDSPADRIEAYVRGQLALATDPVHRAVVAVAEFELDDAARGRIRAAHAGLTAMVVHSLEELGHRRPGVAAVLLQGVVEAAVRQLGRVRGGEGASGDAAVREIADSAVRFALDGLRTPGRTGRGGADGPA
- the rlmN gene encoding 23S rRNA (adenine(2503)-C(2))-methyltransferase RlmN, with product MPKPGELTFVAPRGAKPPRHLADLSPAERKEAVAELGEQPFRAKQLANHYFGRLSNDPESWTDIPAASRGKLTEALLPELMSVVRHVSCDDDETRKTLWKLFDGTLVESVLMRYPDRVTMCISSQAGCGMNCPFCATGQAGLTRNLSTAEIVEQIAAGMRDLKSGAVAGGEARLSNVVFMGMGEPLANYNRVLSAIRRLTDPSPDGFGLSQRGITVSTVGLVPAMHRFADEGLSCRLALSLHAPDDELRDELVPVNTRWKVDEVLDAAWNYAEKSGRRVSIEYALIKDINDQAWRADLLGRLIKNRRVHVNLIPLNPTPGSKWTASRPEDEREFVRRLQAHGVPTTVRDTRGQEIDGACGQLAAAG
- the tsf gene encoding translation elongation factor Ts, translated to MANFTAADVKKLRELTGAGMMDCKKALDEAEGDVQKAVELLRIKGQKGVAKREGRDASNGAVAALIAEDKKSGVLVELNCETDFVAKGGKFVEVADAIAAHVAATSPADLDAALASEINPGQTVQQFVDEANATLGEKIVFRRFAQFDNDGFVGVYMHKSDPDLPPTIGVLVELDKENAETAKDVAQHIAAFAPKYLSREDIPAEDLENERRVAEATAREEGKPEAALPKIVEGRVTGFVKENAVLEQAFAKDNKKSVAKVLDEAGVTLKRFVRFRVGA
- the frr gene encoding ribosome recycling factor, with amino-acid sequence MIDETLLEAEEKMEKAVAVAKDDLAAIRTGRAHPAMFAKIVAEYYGALTPINQLASFSVPEPRMAMVTPFDKTALKAIETAIRDSDLGVNPSNDGSVIRVVLPQLTEERRREYIKQARGKGEDAKVSVRSIRRKAKDAIDKLVKDKEIGEDDGRRGEKELDDLTAKFVTQIDELLKHKEAELLEV
- the whiG gene encoding RNA polymerase sigma factor WhiG; the protein is MPAPASAPSSGDEGQSGAGQAGGTAEEEPAAGQAKGGDRGKGADQSALQALWRSYKETGDHGLRDQLILHYSPLVKYVAGRVGVGLPANVEQADFVSSGVFGLIDAIEKFDIDRAIKFETYAISRIRGAIIDELRALDWIPRSVRQKAKAVERAYATLEAKLRRTPYDPEVASEMGISLDDLHTIFSQLSLANVVALDELLHSAGEGGDRLTLMETLPDSGADNPVEIAEDRELRRLLASAVNTLPEREKTVVTLYYYEGLTLAEIGQVLGVTESRVSQIHTKSVLQLRAKMSDVR